In Phaeodactylum tricornutum CCAP 1055/1 chromosome 10, whole genome shotgun sequence, a single genomic region encodes these proteins:
- a CDS encoding predicted protein has protein sequence MKLSVVACALLASSAAAFAPAASQRSSTSLNMDRRAAFGAIVAGAAVVATAPNAAFADGAVSGATVQKARTVYGGRIAELKEAVNKGDFGAVANEKSAFVLFNSGAYPTSKSKEEKKAAISSTNKIFAAVKAGDKAALKSAYDEYVKTNDIKPFPKVDPKNGQGYSSDYDYRVRTPAAAIYVR, from the exons ATGAAGCTTTCCGTTGTTGCTTGTGCCCTCCTTGCCTCTTCTGCAGCTGCGTTTGCTCCTGCGGCTAGCCAG CGTTCCAGCACCTCCTTGAACATGGACCGGCGTGCTGCGTTCGGTGCGATTGTCGCCGGAGCAGCGGTTGTTGCCACCGCACCCAACGCTGCTTTTGCGGACGGAGCCGTTTCTGGAGCCACCGTCCAAAAAGCTCGTACGGTATACGGTGGACGTATCGCGGAGTTGAAGGAGGCCGTTAATAAGGGAGACTTTGGCGCTGTTGCGAACGAAAAGAGCGCCTTTGTTCTTTTTAACTCTGGCGCCTACCCCACATCCAAGTCgaaggaagagaagaaagCCGCCATTTCGTCCACTAACAAGATCTTTGCTGCTGTCAAGGCTGGCGACAAGGCTGCCTTGAAGTCGGCCTACGATGAATATGTCAAGACCAACGACATCAAGCCTTTCCCAAAGGTTGACCCCAAGAATGGCCAGGGGTACTCGAGTGACTACGATTACCGAGTCCGTACTCCGGCTGCCGCTATTTACGTCCGTTAG
- a CDS encoding predicted protein, which produces MTRDNSHYPFQDIQHPHAHDVLCGRGGGTNNHVGNLHWRMLVAANKELYVSLPKRQKMLLSKSVVNAVRNQDPPGRFLQKDANTNLWSDIGDQKASEKTSQALREGAPQIKGKTQSEEEDSSTTSAQSKAAASKPPTSMPEKTGASESTDTESSVFSYSTQTFVPPRHCFPEPLQTTYPTALSVPIPSGLDSRRGTYFPPHSGPNEHVAAEPATGAINRVTLPQTTLPGYAAEPPPQLQTDGGFSFGSIVLSDAEQERLEQPTHGNRVEYGDGTDSRYGQKPGRELNSIEPVDGGLQPAGLSSGSAMSIGTQTILEEMAGVLDGELQPAGLSFGTMMSIGTAPRLETMGMSFGSVNGYARGIPATVDGGLEAIGMSFGSLSLGPTERKQLEDVLRDDSGPAFPAPAQVTGNIIPPLLQQRKSKSSLLDCSDTESEDEEDSAKISAQKSADWARMKATFEVHQSHYSGNTSRVPVSTFPLSPQDPTPSTLRFPTTNLARDFSQMSAMSDGGEFSSAGLTATANTQRFNPAGDYPDMPPPLPPPPPPSKGQNSDSDDWQQYERTLLNRGASLAAEEFNVPYQPE; this is translated from the coding sequence ATGACCCGGGATAACTCCCATTATCCTTTCCAAGATATCCAACATCCACACGCACACGATGTCTTGTGCGGACGTGGTGGCGGGACGAACAATCACGTGGGGAACCTGCATTGGCGCATGCTGGTGGCGGCGAACAAGGAACTCTACGTTTCTCTCCCCAAGCGGCAAAAAATGCTATTGAGCAAGTCCGTCGTCAACGCCGTGCGCAATCAAGATCCTCCCGGGCGCTTTTTACAGAAGGATGCGAACACAAATCTATGGTCCGATATTGGAGACCAAAAGGCTAGCGAAAAGACCAGTCAGGCACTGCGGGAAGGCGCCCCGCAGATAAAGGGTAAAACACaatccgaagaagaggacaGCAGTACCACAAGCGCACAGTCAAAGGCCGCAGCCAGCAAGCCTCCTACTTCGATGCCAGAAAAGACTGGTGCGTCCGAGTCGACGGACACCGAGTCGAGCGTTTTCTCGTATTCAACACAAACTTTCGTGCCACCCAGGCATTGCTTCCCTGAACCACTCCAGACTACTTACCCCACAGCTTTATCAGTACCAATCCCCTCTGGCTTGGACTCGAGACGCGGAACGTATTTTCCGCCGCATTCTGGACCAAATGAACACGTGGCGGCGGAACCCGCTACGGGCGCAATTAACCGAGTCACGCTGCCCCAGACGACTTTGCCTGGTTACGCAGCCGAACCACCGCCCCAACTTCAAACCGATGGCGGGTTCAGTTTTGGCTCCATTGTCTTGTCCGATGCGGAACAAGAGCGATTGGAGCAACCCACGCACGGAAACCGGGTGGAATACGGCGACGGTACCGATTCTCGATACGGCCAAAAACCCGGACGGGAACTCAATAGTATCGAACCCGTTGACGGCGGTCTTCAACCGGCCGGGCTTTCTAGTGGTTCCGCCATGAGCATTGGGACTCAAACTATTTTGGAGGAAATGGCCGGAGTCCTGGACGGTGAACTGCAGCCGGCAGGTCTTTCCTTTGGGACGATGATGAGTATTGGAACGGCGCCAAGACTAGAAACGATGGGGATGTCATTTGGGTCCGTCAATGGTTACGCTAGGGGAATACCCGCTACCGTTGATGGGGGGCTGGAAGCTATTGGAATGAGTTTCGGCTCGCTTTCACTCGGACCAaccgaacgaaaacaatTAGAAGACGTCCTGAGGGACGATTCCGGACCAGCGTTTCCGGCACCAGCCCAGGTCACCGGTAACATTATTCCGCCGTTGCTTCAACAGCGTAAATCGAAATCATCGCTGCTAGACTGTAGCGATACAGAGTctgaagatgaagaagattccGCCAAGATCTCCGCGCAAAAAAGTGCGGATTGGGCGCGGATGAAGGCTACCTTTGAGGTACACCAATCGCATTACTCTGGCAACACATCCCGCGTTCCAGTTTCTACGTTTCCATTATCTCCACAAGATCCCACACCGTCGACGCTCCGCTTCCCAACCACAAACCTGGCCCGAGATTTCTCGCAAATGTCGGCCATGAGCGATGGCGGGGAATTTTCTAGCGCTGGGTTGACTGCGACGGCAAACACTCAAAGGTTCAATCCTGCTGGGGACTACCCTGATATGCCGCCGCCGCTTCCTCCTCCCCCTCCTCCTTCCAAGGGGCAAAATTCCGATAGTGACGATTGGCAGCAATACGAGAGGACTCTCTTGAACCGAGGTGCATCTTTGGCAGCCGAAGAGTTCAACGTCCCGTATCAACCTGAATAG
- a CDS encoding predicted protein, translating to MATQPKSGVQSSIHKRPSHFRGNEDDSRQDSSPFSVIGIALVVDQRGKGARMVLRYPTSPVQLEDEDIFFRLESRQMAKLFRPKPSLCGQPMTLSVGGTVFCCRAVLMQDDVLGSSNPAPEVFEDGHDDSDDLVLFSVVVALAPQIKTTSLPITGWFESNAREKMKQHRQSQIHKSLSMLEGKFAASSHGGKASASFLSIRRVHVSLTRLCRALEREERRCRYVSLQANLFHQLRHDLYKKYQEHVKTSKPQTTAAAVSPVSMTSKTLPNDRSNAMRHRRSNSFISVPYDHRSETTMSLRNHITSAANACAEADKDLDAVEKEQELLEIMVAANPPAHSDTGFAHQGNLARELLQTYHALARNNDFPPTALDILTSREAIVYVNRHVAVAIESVRLIHNLSCDTKFVVRPFETLLFPYSSPSQLLESMLGGVKGNPGTMPHRLQQLLLRMNPQKPLSEIAMEASVPLQTATEIATHLVGQGACVVSPILSPSCRLACVHVDQIHSSGLAFSHHFGPEVPIFLVVSVLTDAERTLGESLKLVSSSGARRTSSCPARILSECIRNSLPHRVALVSSVPTSDISPVVAGTYGDGSVDTIGQERRREMEEVEKRLFRMATWLRAHKVLVHLQEFLISVPPSSQHSESKETKPEKEDHENEEKVDSGARPVEPLADDLLYQELEDTDCLQGQISLQECAWRLGFEITKLRMMAQRHDRIRIVIRIAEIGDDQHDDA from the coding sequence ATGGCGACACAGCCAAAGAGCGGCGTCCAATCTTCAATCCACAAGCGTCCATCTCATTTTCGTGGAAACGAGGATGATTCTCGTCAAGATTCCTCCCCTTTTTCCGTTATCGGAATTGCGTTGGTGGTCGATCAACGAGGAAAGGGGGCCCGAATGGTATTGCGCTATCCCACATCGCCTGTGCAGTTGGAGGACGAGGATATTTTCTTTCGACTTGAGTCAAGGCAAATGGCCAAGCTCTTTCGACCAAAGCCATCCTTATGCGGCCAACCGATGACGCTATCGGTTGGTGGAACCGTCTTTTGTTGTCGAGCAGTGCTAATGCAAGACGATGTATTGGGATCCAGCAATCCAGCTCCAGAAGTTTTCGAGGATGGCCacgatgacagcgacgacCTAGTTTTGTTTAGCGTGGTTGTGGCACTAGCGCCGCAGATTAAAACGACGTCCCTTCCCATCACGGGATGGTTTGAGAGCAACGCCCGggaaaaaatgaaacaaCATAGACAGTCACAGATTCATAAATCACTGTCGATGCTTGAAGGCAAATTCGCTGCCAGCAGCCATGGTGGCAAGGCATCAGCGTCGTTTCTCAGTATACGTCGGGTACATGTTTCTTTGACCCGACTTTGTCGGGCATTGGAACGCGAAGAACGTCGTTGTCGATACGTTTCTCTTCAAGCCAACTTGTTTCATCAGCTCCGGCACGATTTGTACAAGAAGTACCAAGAACACGTCAAGACTTCGAAGCCACAAACCACGGCGGCCGCAGTAAGTCCCGTTTCTATGACTTCCAAAACGCTGCCCAATGACCGATCGAACGCAATGCGGCATCGTCGGAGTAACTCATTCATTAGTGTACCGTATGATCATCGTTCTGAGACGACCATGTCTTTGAGGAACCACATCACAAGTGCTGCTAATGCTTGCGCTGAAGCAGACAAAGACCTTGATGCCGTTGAAAAAGAACAGGAATTATTGGAAATAATGGTAGCTGCAAATCCTCCAGCGCACTCCGATACCGGTTTTGCACACCAAGGAAATTTGGCTCGAGAACTCTTGCAAACGTATCATGCACTAGCCCGGAATAATGACTTCCCTCCTACAGCACTCGATATATTGACGTCCCGTGAAGCAATTGTTTACGTCAATAGACATGTTGCAGTTGCTATTGAATCCGTCCGCCTCATACACAATTTGTCCTGCGACACTAAGTTTGTGGTCCGTCCTTTCGAAACCTTACTTTTTCCATACTCGTCGCCGTCCCAGTTGCTTGAATCTATGCTCGGTGGCGTAAAAGGAAATCCCGGTACAATGCCCCACCGTCTGCAACAATTATTGCTGCGAATGAATCCGCAAAAACCCCTTAGCGAAATTGCCATGGAAGCCAGCGTCCCACTACAGACTGCAACAGAGATCGCGACTCATTTGGTGGGGCAGGGGGCATGTGTCGTGTCGCCGATCCTTTCTCCATCCTGTCGGCTTGCATGTGTTCATGTAGATCAAATACATAGCTCAGGCTTGGCGTTTTCCCACCACTTTGGACCGGAAGTGCCAATATTTTTGGTGGTCAGTGTATTAACGGATGCGGAACGAACGCTAGGGGAATCTTTGAAACTGGTGTCGTCGTCAGGGGCGAGAAGGACATCGAGCTGTCCAGCGCGCATACTTTCGGAATGCATCCGGAACTCTCTTCCGCATCGGGTAGCTCTAGTTTCGAGTGTTCCAACCTCGGACATATCTCCGGTTGTGGCGGGCACCTATGGGGATGGCTCTGTCGATACGATAGGTCAGGAAAGGCGACGAGAGAtggaagaagtcgaaaaaCGCCTCTTCCGCATGGCAACCTGGCTACGGGCACACAAAGTACTGGTTCATCTGCAGGAATTTTTAATCTCCGTGCCACCATCTTCGCAACATTCGGAAAGTAAGGAAACGAAACCCGAGAAAGAAGATCATGAGAATGAGGAGAAGGTGGATAGTGGTGCTCGGCCAGTCGAGCCTCTAGCTGATGATCTCTTGTACCAAGAGCTAGAGGATACTGACTGTCTGCAAGGCCAAATATCATTGCAAGAATGTGCCTGGAGACTAGGGTTTGAAATTACAAAGCTCCGAATGATGGCCCAACGGCACGACCGCATTCGGATAGTGATTCGAATAGCAGAGATTGGGGATGACCAACACGACGATGCCTGA